In the genome of Candidatus Angelobacter sp., one region contains:
- a CDS encoding beta-ketoacyl-ACP synthase III, which yields MSPPVVKNPRAKHGFRSRTCSITSVGSYVPERILTNADLEKMVETSDEWITTRTGIKQRRIAAANEYTSDMAAKAALRAMSKGGISPEQIDLIIVATITPDMPFPATACLVQQRIGAYRAAAFDIEAACSGFIYALEIGQQFIMSRTYDTVLVIGAEKLSSIVDWTDRNTCVLFGDGSGAAVLQSRPNAHGLLTACMGADGNKADLLSMPGGGCRCPATTESVSSRLHFLRMEGRETFKNAVNAMYTAAQESLRRCELDVSRIKCVIPHQANQRIIEAVGERLGARPEQIFVNLDKYGNTSAASVAIALDEVVESGRIQRGDLILLMVFGAGLTWGAAVIEW from the coding sequence GGTCGGCTCCTACGTGCCCGAACGGATTCTGACGAATGCCGACCTCGAAAAAATGGTGGAGACATCCGACGAATGGATCACCACGCGCACAGGCATCAAACAACGGCGCATCGCCGCGGCAAATGAATACACGTCCGACATGGCGGCCAAAGCGGCATTGCGCGCGATGTCGAAGGGCGGCATTTCCCCGGAGCAAATTGATCTGATTATCGTCGCGACAATCACCCCCGACATGCCGTTTCCGGCGACCGCGTGCCTGGTGCAGCAACGAATCGGCGCCTACCGCGCCGCCGCGTTTGACATCGAAGCCGCCTGTTCCGGATTCATTTACGCGCTCGAGATTGGCCAGCAGTTCATCATGTCCCGGACCTACGACACGGTGCTGGTCATCGGCGCGGAAAAACTGTCCTCCATCGTGGATTGGACGGATCGTAATACCTGCGTTTTGTTTGGAGACGGTTCCGGCGCCGCCGTACTGCAGAGCCGCCCGAACGCGCACGGTCTGCTGACGGCATGCATGGGGGCCGACGGGAACAAGGCCGATCTCCTTTCAATGCCCGGCGGCGGCTGCCGGTGTCCGGCAACCACAGAATCAGTTTCCTCCCGGCTGCATTTTCTGCGGATGGAAGGGAGGGAAACGTTCAAGAACGCGGTAAACGCGATGTACACGGCAGCACAGGAATCGCTCCGCCGATGCGAACTTGATGTGTCGCGTATAAAGTGCGTCATCCCCCACCAGGCCAACCAGCGCATTATCGAGGCCGTGGGGGAGCGCCTGGGAGCACGCCCCGAGCAGATCTTCGTCAATCTCGACAAATACGGCAACACATCCGCCGCATCGGTCGCGATTGCACTGGACGAAGTGGTGGAGAGCGGGCGCATTCAGCGCGGCGACCTGATTCTGTTGATGGTCTTTGGCGCGGGTTTGACCTGGGGTGCTGCCGTCATCGAGTGGTGA